The segment TCGGCATGAAACGGTAGATCGCGACTTCAGGCCCGAAACTGACATCGCTCATCGGCGGCGCGGAATACCCCGCAAGGATAACGCCCCTATCACTATTTGGATTGCTCGGCGATACCATTGGTGTCGGCGAGGGACGAACCCATGACGCGATCCCTACGGTATTCGCGATGGCAGACAGCGCGAGAATACATGCGGCGGCCAGTGCGCTGAAGATGCCGATCAACCTTGACGCGGATTGCATCGACTACCTCGTTCCCCGGGCCTAGCGCAGTTCGGCGCTGCTCCACGCGTCGAGCACTTCTTCTTCCGTCGGCGGCCGCTCGATATTACTCGCGGCGAAGTCCTCTGCTTGCGGGTACCGCGTCGCTCGAACGCGTGCCGCCGCCGCCGCAAGATCGTATTCCGTGCGACGGAGCTGCACGTCGGGGCCGAGGAGCAGCCAATAAGCACCAGGCCTTCCGAAGGGCATCCCGACGCTGCCGGCGTTCAGAACGCGTAGGTCTCCGATCGCGCGGTCGAACTGCATGTGGGTGTGACCGCAGACGACGATATCGACCCCTAACCCGCCGAAGATCGGAACGAGCCGTTCTTCAGGAGTGCGGCGCGTGAAGATCTCCGTATCGTTGCGAGGCGTCGCGTGACAAAAGAGCACATCGCCGATCTCCGACACGTGCGCCCGGACGGATCTCTGCCACGTCGCGAGCACGTGCTCGTGACCCGGGTCCAGCTGTTCCGCGGTCCAGGTTATGACTTCGCGTACCTGTTCGGGAAGCGTCTTCGACTCGATGCCGTTCAAACGTTCGAGCACTTCGCGGTCGCCATTGCCTAGAACGAATCGTACTGGTATGTCGAGCGCGAAGAGCGTCGCCATCGTCTCGCGCGGCATCGGACCGGGAAGCACATCACCGCCGATGACGATCTGCTCGACGTCGGCCTTTCGGACTTCTTCGAGGACCGCTTCGAGCGCGGGCAGATTGGCATGGATATCGTACAGGGCCGCGACGCGACCGCTGAGCCTCACTCCGACGCGGTGCCGCGCAGCGAGGGAGCGAACGTGTCCAGCAAGTCGATGACGCAGGCCGCCACCGAGTCGATCCCGCTCTGAAGGCGACTGCTCGCGTCACGGGCTGCGGTGAGACGAT is part of the Candidatus Eremiobacteraceae bacterium genome and harbors:
- a CDS encoding metallophosphoesterase family protein, which codes for MRLSGRVAALYDIHANLPALEAVLEEVRKADVEQIVIGGDVLPGPMPRETMATLFALDIPVRFVLGNGDREVLERLNGIESKTLPEQVREVITWTAEQLDPGHEHVLATWQRSVRAHVSEIGDVLFCHATPRNDTEIFTRRTPEERLVPIFGGLGVDIVVCGHTHMQFDRAIGDLRVLNAGSVGMPFGRPGAYWLLLGPDVQLRRTEYDLAAAAARVRATRYPQAEDFAASNIERPPTEEEVLDAWSSAELR